The following coding sequences lie in one Betaproteobacteria bacterium genomic window:
- a CDS encoding methylated-DNA--[protein]-cysteine S-methyltransferase — protein sequence MEYRARMPTPFAVLGIRTESDVLIGIDFLSLDASAMAPGDPFTVEVCRQLRAYLEDASRPFELPIATGGTAFQRRVWKEIARIPCGETRTYAEVAERIGSGARAVGNACGANRVPLVIPCHRVVSSHGIGGFMNANGGVGRDVKRWLLQHERR from the coding sequence ATGGAGTATCGGGCCAGGATGCCAACGCCATTCGCGGTGCTGGGCATACGCACGGAAAGCGATGTGTTGATCGGCATCGACTTCCTCTCACTGGACGCGTCCGCAATGGCGCCGGGCGATCCCTTCACGGTTGAAGTGTGCCGGCAGTTGCGCGCCTATCTGGAGGACGCCAGCCGACCCTTCGAACTGCCGATCGCAACCGGCGGAACCGCGTTTCAGCGCAGAGTGTGGAAAGAGATAGCGCGGATCCCGTGCGGCGAAACGCGCACCTATGCCGAGGTGGCGGAGCGCATCGGCTCCGGTGCGCGCGCCGTTGGCAATGCCTGCGGCGCCAATCGCGTGCCGCTCGTGATTCCCTGCCATCGCGTCGTCAGCAGCCACGGCATCGGCGGGTTTATGAACGCGAACGGCGGCGTTGGCCGCGACGTCAAGCGCTGGCTGCTGCAGCATGAGCGCCGGTGA
- the rimM gene encoding ribosome maturation factor RimM: MVVMGRVTAPHGVRGWLRVRAFTEAADGLADYPQWWLGSDATWVPWTVESVEPYRQGLAVKLQGCDDRDAAAALARAEIAVPRSALPRPEADEYYWSDLIGLAVTNIEGEVLGTVKSLIETGANDVLVVSGECERLIPFIAPVVLEVDVAGGRLQVDWAADY; this comes from the coding sequence ATGGTGGTGATGGGGCGCGTCACCGCGCCACATGGCGTGCGCGGGTGGCTTCGCGTGCGGGCGTTTACGGAAGCCGCGGACGGTCTCGCAGACTATCCGCAGTGGTGGCTGGGCAGCGACGCGACGTGGGTGCCGTGGACGGTGGAATCCGTTGAACCCTACCGTCAGGGGCTCGCGGTGAAGCTGCAGGGGTGCGACGACCGCGATGCGGCTGCGGCACTGGCGCGCGCGGAGATCGCGGTGCCACGGTCTGCGCTGCCCCGACCCGAGGCGGACGAGTACTACTGGAGCGACTTGATCGGGCTGGCCGTGACGAACATCGAAGGGGAGGTGCTCGGGACGGTGAAGTCCCTGATCGAGACCGGCGCGAACGATGTACTCGTCGTGAGCGGCGAGTGCGAGCGGTTGATCCCCTTCATCGCGCCGGTGGTTCTCGAGGTGGATGTGGCCGGCGGACGGCTGCAGGTGGACTGGGCGGCCGATTACTGA
- the xerD gene encoding site-specific tyrosine recombinase XerD: MSAGDDLLDLFCDALWLEDGLSRGTLQSYRADLTQFADWLSRQSGRALPEAQRADLLDYLAYKFARKAKPRTTSRLLSSLKRFYAYLLRQGRIEVDPTLRIEAPKLPRSLPKILTEDDVERLLQAPNLDTPRGLRDRAMLETLYASGLRVSELVGLSLRQVSHDSGVVRVMGKGAKERLVPLGEEALAWLERYLREARGVLLAGRASEALFITGRGGGMTRQMFWQLVKRYAVVAGIVTEISPHSLRHAFATHLLNHGADLRVVQLLLGHADVSTTQIYTHVARERLKQLHAKHHPRG; this comes from the coding sequence ATGAGCGCCGGTGACGATCTTCTCGATCTTTTCTGCGATGCCCTCTGGCTGGAGGACGGCCTCTCACGCGGCACGCTGCAGAGCTATCGCGCCGATCTCACCCAGTTCGCCGACTGGCTGAGTCGGCAAAGCGGGCGCGCACTGCCGGAGGCGCAGCGGGCCGATCTGCTCGACTATCTCGCGTACAAGTTCGCCCGGAAGGCGAAGCCGCGCACCACCAGCCGCCTGCTGTCGAGTCTCAAGCGCTTCTATGCCTATCTGCTGCGCCAGGGTCGAATCGAAGTCGACCCGACGCTGCGTATCGAGGCACCGAAACTTCCGCGCAGTCTCCCCAAGATACTCACGGAGGACGACGTCGAGCGACTGCTGCAGGCACCGAACCTCGATACGCCGCGGGGGCTGCGCGACCGCGCCATGCTCGAGACGCTCTATGCAAGCGGGCTGCGCGTGTCGGAACTCGTCGGGCTGAGCCTGAGGCAGGTGAGCCATGACAGCGGTGTGGTGCGCGTGATGGGCAAGGGCGCCAAGGAGCGCCTGGTGCCGCTCGGCGAGGAGGCGCTCGCGTGGCTCGAGCGTTACCTGCGCGAAGCGCGGGGCGTGCTGCTTGCCGGGCGCGCCAGCGAGGCGCTGTTCATCACAGGACGAGGCGGCGGCATGACGCGCCAGATGTTCTGGCAGCTCGTCAAGCGATACGCAGTGGTTGCCGGGATCGTGACGGAAATCTCTCCGCACAGCCTGCGCCATGCCTTTGCGACGCATCTCCTGAATCACGGCGCCGATCTGCGGGTCGTGCAACTGCTGCTCGGGCACGCGGACGTGTCGACCACGCAGATCTACACGCATGTCGCGCGCGAGCGCCTGAAGCAGCTGCACGCAAAGCATCACCCACGGGGCTGA
- the trmD gene encoding tRNA (guanosine(37)-N1)-methyltransferase TrmD: MWPADGCRWTGRPITETVSAAGVRRVLRVDVVSIFPQMFEAVTAYGITGRAREKGLWELVAWNPRDFAQGPYRTVDDRPFGGGPGMVMLASPLECAIRSARQRHVSCGIADSRVIYLSPQGRVLDHDGVLELAARQGLVLVAGRYEGVDERVIEREVDEEISVGDYVLTGGELPAMILIDSVVRQLPGAVGDAYSVQEDSFVDGLLDCPHYTRPEDYEGARVPAVLMSGHHAEIRRWRLKQSIGRTHLRRPDLLAKRSMSAEEQSLLEEFLKEHADRGAEHEHS, encoded by the coding sequence ATGTGGCCGGCGGACGGCTGCAGGTGGACTGGGCGGCCGATTACTGAAACGGTGTCGGCAGCGGGGGTAAGGCGGGTGCTCCGGGTGGACGTGGTCAGCATCTTCCCGCAGATGTTCGAAGCGGTGACCGCCTACGGCATCACCGGACGCGCGAGAGAGAAGGGACTGTGGGAACTGGTCGCGTGGAATCCACGGGACTTCGCTCAAGGGCCGTACCGGACGGTGGACGACAGGCCGTTCGGCGGCGGGCCGGGGATGGTGATGCTCGCATCGCCGCTGGAGTGTGCGATCAGGTCGGCGAGGCAGCGCCATGTGAGCTGTGGCATTGCCGATTCCCGGGTGATCTACCTCTCGCCGCAGGGGCGGGTGCTGGATCACGACGGCGTGCTGGAACTGGCGGCGCGGCAGGGGCTGGTGTTGGTAGCGGGGCGCTACGAAGGCGTGGACGAGCGCGTCATCGAACGCGAGGTGGACGAGGAGATCAGCGTCGGGGACTACGTGCTGACGGGTGGCGAATTGCCCGCGATGATCCTCATCGACAGCGTGGTGCGGCAACTTCCCGGAGCGGTGGGAGACGCGTACTCCGTCCAGGAAGACTCGTTCGTCGATGGTCTGCTCGACTGTCCGCACTACACGCGGCCCGAAGACTACGAGGGGGCCCGTGTGCCGGCGGTGCTGATGTCGGGTCACCATGCGGAGATTAGGCGGTGGCGGCTCAAGCAGTCGATCGGGCGCACCCATCTGCGGCGGCCGGACCTGCTGGCCAAGCGCAGCATGAGCGCCGAGGAGCAGTCGTTGCTGGAAGAATTCTTGAAGGAACATGCGGATCGAGGAGCGGAACATGAACATTCTTGA
- the ffh gene encoding signal recognition particle protein: protein MLEGLTQRLSAVVKNLRGQARLTEENIQDALREVRMALLEADVALPVVKEFVARVKEKALGHEVVGNLTPGQALVGVVHQELTHLMGDHNDAINLAAVPPAVLLMAGLQGSGKTTTSGKLARLLKEQMKKKVLLVSCDVYRPAAIDQLATLGKQLAIDFFPPAPELAPVAIAEQAVEHARRHFFDVVIVDTAGRLTIDTQMMQEIEALHAALHPVETFLVVDAMQGQDAVNTARAFSEALPLTGLILTKLDGDARGGAALSVRHVTGKPLKFVGVGEKLSGIEPFHPDRMASRILGMGDVLTLIEDAQRKVDRDEAERLAKKFKTGKGFDLEDFKAQINQMRKMGGVGAFLDKLPGQFGQVASQANVDDRTFNRIEGIINSMTPQERAKPEILKASRKRRIAAGAGVTVQEVNRLLNQFEQAQKMMKMVQKGGMAKLMRGMKGMLPGMH from the coding sequence ATGCTCGAAGGTCTCACCCAGCGACTGTCCGCCGTCGTCAAGAACCTGCGGGGCCAGGCCCGCCTTACCGAGGAAAACATCCAGGACGCGCTGCGTGAAGTGCGCATGGCGCTGCTCGAAGCGGACGTCGCGCTGCCGGTGGTCAAGGAGTTCGTGGCGCGGGTGAAGGAGAAGGCGCTCGGCCACGAGGTGGTCGGTAATCTGACGCCGGGCCAGGCGCTCGTCGGGGTGGTGCACCAGGAGTTGACGCATCTGATGGGCGACCACAACGATGCGATCAACCTGGCGGCGGTGCCGCCGGCAGTGCTGCTGATGGCGGGCCTGCAGGGCTCCGGCAAGACGACGACATCCGGCAAGCTGGCGCGGCTGCTCAAGGAGCAGATGAAGAAAAAGGTGCTGCTCGTGAGCTGCGACGTCTATCGCCCGGCAGCCATCGACCAGCTCGCCACCCTCGGCAAACAGCTCGCCATCGACTTCTTTCCACCTGCGCCGGAGCTTGCGCCGGTGGCGATTGCCGAACAGGCCGTCGAGCACGCGCGGCGGCACTTCTTCGACGTCGTCATCGTCGACACTGCCGGCCGACTCACGATCGACACGCAGATGATGCAGGAGATCGAGGCATTGCACGCCGCGCTGCATCCGGTCGAGACCTTTCTGGTCGTGGATGCGATGCAGGGTCAGGACGCGGTGAACACGGCGCGCGCCTTCTCCGAAGCGTTGCCGCTCACCGGACTGATCCTGACCAAGCTCGACGGCGACGCCCGCGGCGGTGCGGCCCTCTCGGTGCGTCACGTCACCGGCAAGCCGCTCAAGTTCGTCGGCGTCGGCGAGAAGCTCAGCGGCATCGAGCCGTTCCATCCGGACCGGATGGCATCGCGCATCCTCGGCATGGGGGACGTGCTGACGCTGATCGAGGACGCACAGCGCAAGGTCGACCGCGACGAAGCGGAGCGTCTGGCGAAGAAATTCAAGACGGGCAAGGGATTCGACCTGGAGGACTTCAAGGCGCAGATCAACCAGATGCGGAAAATGGGTGGCGTCGGTGCCTTTCTCGACAAGCTTCCCGGGCAGTTCGGTCAGGTCGCGAGTCAGGCCAACGTGGATGACCGGACATTCAACCGCATCGAGGGCATCATCAATTCGATGACCCCGCAGGAGCGCGCCAAGCCGGAGATCCTGAAGGCCTCGCGGAAGCGGCGGATTGCTGCGGGTGCAGGTGTGACGGTGCAGGAGGTCAATCGGCTCCTCAACCAGTTCGAGCAGGCGCAGAAGATGATGAAGATGGTGCAGAAGGGGGGGATGGCGAAGCTCATGCGCGGCATGAAGGGCATGCTTCCCGGCATGCATTGA
- a CDS encoding type II secretion system F family protein, giving the protein MATAAAAIGAKKEAAQERTFIWEGQDRTGKTVRGEVRAPGEALANVILRRQGIRVRKIKQQRLGRGRKVSDKDITFFTRQLAVMMKSGVPLLQAFDIVAKGHSNPAVQRMLMSIKLDVETGSNLAQAFAKFPLQFDPLYCNLVRAGEAAGILDSLLDRLATYKEKILAIKSKIKSALFYPAAVIAVAFLVTAVIMIFVIPAFKQVFSSFGADLPAPTLIVIAISDYFVSNWWWMFGLIAGSIWFFFYTWKRSAKMQAYMDRLMLRLPVFGDVIRKATMARWARTLSTMFAAGVPLVEALDSVAGASGNFVYYAATKQIQQEVSTGVSLTQSMQNSQVFPNMVLQMVAIGEEAGSLDAMLGKIADFFEQEVDDAVEALSSLMEPMIMVILGTLIGGMVVAMYLPIFKMGAVV; this is encoded by the coding sequence ATGGCAACCGCAGCCGCCGCCATTGGCGCCAAGAAGGAAGCTGCCCAGGAACGGACCTTCATCTGGGAAGGCCAGGACCGCACCGGCAAGACGGTCCGCGGCGAAGTGCGCGCGCCCGGCGAGGCGCTGGCCAACGTCATCCTGCGGCGCCAGGGCATTCGCGTCCGCAAGATCAAGCAGCAGCGCCTCGGCCGCGGTCGCAAGGTGAGCGACAAGGACATTACGTTCTTCACGCGCCAGCTCGCCGTGATGATGAAGTCGGGTGTCCCCTTGCTGCAGGCTTTCGACATCGTCGCCAAGGGTCACTCTAACCCCGCCGTGCAACGCATGCTGATGTCGATCAAGCTCGATGTCGAAACCGGCAGCAACCTGGCGCAGGCGTTCGCGAAGTTCCCCCTGCAGTTCGACCCGCTCTACTGCAACCTCGTCCGCGCCGGCGAGGCAGCGGGCATCCTGGACAGCCTGCTGGATCGGCTGGCGACCTACAAGGAAAAGATCCTCGCCATCAAGAGCAAGATCAAGTCGGCCCTGTTCTATCCTGCCGCGGTCATCGCAGTCGCGTTTCTGGTCACGGCCGTGATCATGATCTTCGTGATCCCGGCGTTCAAGCAGGTGTTCAGCAGCTTCGGCGCCGATCTTCCTGCGCCGACACTGATCGTGATCGCCATCTCCGACTACTTCGTGTCGAACTGGTGGTGGATGTTCGGGCTCATCGCCGGTAGCATCTGGTTCTTCTTCTACACGTGGAAGCGTTCGGCAAAGATGCAGGCGTACATGGACCGCCTGATGCTGCGGCTACCGGTGTTCGGAGATGTCATTCGCAAGGCGACGATGGCGCGATGGGCGCGCACTCTCTCGACCATGTTTGCCGCCGGCGTTCCGCTCGTGGAAGCCCTCGACTCGGTGGCCGGAGCCTCGGGCAATTTCGTCTACTACGCGGCGACCAAGCAGATTCAGCAGGAAGTCAGCACGGGTGTCAGCCTGACCCAGTCCATGCAGAACAGCCAGGTCTTTCCGAACATGGTGCTGCAAATGGTGGCAATCGGCGAGGAGGCGGGATCGCTGGACGCGATGCTGGGCAAGATCGCGGACTTCTTCGAGCAGGAAGTGGACGACGCGGTGGAGGCATTGTCGAGCCTGATGGAGCCCATGATCATGGTCATTCTGGGCACGCTCATCGGCGGCATGGTGGTCGCCATGTACCTGCCGATCTTCAAGATGGGTGCGGTCGTCTGA
- the rplS gene encoding 50S ribosomal protein L19: protein MNILEQLEQEEVQRLGKSLPDFAPGDTVVVSVNVVEGERKRVQAYEGVVIARRNRGLNSSFTVRKISSGEGVERTFQTYSPLIASVEVKRRGDVRRAKLYYLRSRSGKSARIREKIQTSTKEAAAE, encoded by the coding sequence ATGAACATTCTTGAACAGCTCGAGCAGGAGGAAGTGCAGCGTCTCGGCAAGTCGCTTCCCGACTTTGCACCGGGCGATACCGTGGTCGTGAGCGTGAACGTGGTCGAGGGAGAGCGCAAGCGCGTCCAGGCCTACGAAGGGGTAGTAATTGCACGGCGCAACCGGGGCTTGAACTCCTCGTTCACCGTGCGCAAGATATCTTCGGGAGAAGGGGTCGAGCGGACCTTCCAGACCTACTCGCCGCTGATTGCAAGCGTCGAGGTGAAGCGCCGCGGCGACGTGCGCCGCGCCAAGCTGTATTACCTCCGCAGTCGCTCCGGCAAGTCTGCCCGCATCCGCGAGAAGATCCAGACGAGCACCAAGGAGGCGGCAGCCGAGTGA
- the ccsA gene encoding cytochrome c biogenesis protein CcsA has protein sequence MPSILLHLINALLYAGGGAYFWRTRWRFATVPAISTEVRQSPGWEHAVILVPLALHAWLLYSTMFKADGLYLGVGTALSAIAWLTMLIYWLASLFYRQEGLQTLILPVAAVAVLLPVIFPALKPLAHTEVPAFKFHLVLSMLAYSLFTIASLHVLLMALLERRLHGGAVKRAPRWMPPLLTMEALLFRIIGAGFVLLTLVLVSGIFFSEEVFGKPLSFSHKTIFAFLSWGIFAALLAGRSAYGWRGRVAVRWTLAGFLTLVLAYLGSKFVLEILLGRG, from the coding sequence ATGCCGAGCATCTTACTCCATCTCATCAACGCCTTGCTGTACGCGGGCGGCGGTGCCTATTTCTGGCGCACACGCTGGCGTTTCGCCACGGTGCCGGCGATTTCCACGGAGGTCCGCCAGTCGCCGGGATGGGAGCACGCCGTCATACTCGTGCCGCTCGCCCTTCACGCGTGGCTCCTGTACTCGACGATGTTCAAGGCGGACGGACTCTACCTGGGTGTCGGCACCGCGCTCTCCGCGATTGCTTGGCTGACGATGCTGATCTACTGGCTGGCGAGCCTGTTCTACCGGCAGGAAGGACTGCAGACGCTGATCCTTCCAGTTGCTGCCGTGGCCGTACTGCTGCCGGTGATCTTCCCGGCGCTCAAGCCGCTCGCCCATACCGAGGTGCCCGCATTCAAGTTCCACCTGGTGCTCTCGATGCTCGCCTACAGCCTGTTCACGATCGCATCGCTGCACGTGCTCCTGATGGCGCTGCTCGAGCGTCGCCTGCACGGTGGCGCAGTCAAGCGCGCGCCGCGCTGGATGCCACCGCTGCTTACCATGGAAGCACTGCTCTTTCGCATCATCGGCGCCGGCTTCGTGCTGCTGACGCTGGTGCTGGTAAGCGGCATCTTTTTCTCGGAGGAGGTCTTCGGCAAGCCCCTATCCTTCAGCCACAAGACAATCTTCGCGTTCCTGTCCTGGGGCATCTTCGCCGCGCTGCTGGCAGGTCGAAGCGCTTACGGCTGGCGCGGCCGTGTCGCCGTGCGCTGGACTCTGGCCGGCTTCCTCACTCTCGTGCTCGCCTATCTGGGCAGCAAGTTCGTGCTGGAGATCCTGCTGGGTCGAGGCTAG
- the plsY gene encoding glycerol-3-phosphate 1-O-acyltransferase PlsY: protein MASAVVVVLAYLIGSVSFAVIVSGIFRLPDPRSYGSGNPGATNVLRSGKKTAAALTLAGDVLKGVVAVWLARIIAPQVGAAPEVVPLSGLAAFLGHLYPIFFRFRGGKGVATAGGILFAFSLPVGLAALGAWAVAFFATRVSSMGALAAALAAPVAGWYFLGAGSYLVVILAMAALLLWRHRSNIRKLIEGTEGRVV, encoded by the coding sequence TTGGCCAGTGCGGTTGTCGTGGTGCTCGCCTACCTGATCGGCTCCGTGTCGTTTGCCGTTATCGTGAGCGGGATTTTCAGGCTGCCCGATCCGCGCAGCTACGGCTCCGGCAACCCGGGCGCGACCAACGTCCTGCGCTCCGGAAAGAAGACCGCAGCCGCGCTCACCCTGGCGGGAGACGTGCTGAAGGGAGTGGTCGCCGTATGGCTTGCGAGGATCATCGCCCCGCAGGTCGGGGCGGCGCCGGAGGTGGTGCCGCTATCGGGTCTTGCGGCGTTCCTCGGTCACCTCTATCCGATCTTCTTCCGCTTCCGCGGCGGCAAAGGGGTTGCGACGGCCGGCGGCATTCTGTTCGCCTTCAGCCTGCCCGTTGGTCTCGCAGCGCTGGGGGCGTGGGCTGTGGCGTTCTTCGCGACGCGCGTGTCTTCCATGGGTGCGCTGGCGGCGGCGCTTGCCGCCCCGGTTGCCGGATGGTACTTCCTGGGTGCCGGCAGTTATCTGGTGGTCATCCTGGCGATGGCGGCGCTGCTGCTCTGGCGGCATCGCAGCAACATCCGCAAGCTTATCGAGGGCACCGAAGGGAGAGTCGTTTAG
- the folB gene encoding dihydroneopterin aldolase: MDIIFIEDFRVETLIGIYEWERRVPQTIQIDIEIGNPGSRAAATDDIVDTIDYGAVVSRIEETLKAQQFLLLERLAEHIADIIRGEFRSPWVKVSVAKLQLLRGVKRLGVTIERGSRT, encoded by the coding sequence ATGGACATCATCTTCATCGAAGACTTCCGGGTGGAAACCTTGATCGGGATCTACGAGTGGGAGCGCCGCGTCCCGCAGACCATCCAGATCGACATCGAGATTGGCAATCCGGGCAGTCGCGCTGCGGCCACCGACGACATCGTCGATACCATCGATTACGGCGCGGTCGTCAGCCGCATCGAGGAGACGCTCAAGGCGCAACAGTTCCTGCTGCTCGAGCGGCTGGCGGAACACATCGCCGACATCATTCGCGGCGAGTTCAGGTCACCCTGGGTGAAGGTAAGCGTTGCGAAGCTGCAGCTCCTGCGCGGCGTGAAGCGGCTCGGCGTCACCATCGAGCGCGGCTCGCGCACCTGA
- the rpsP gene encoding 30S ribosomal protein S16, with protein MVVIRLARGGAKKRPFFNVVVADSRNARDGRFVERVGFYDPKAPEGRESLRIDLPRFEYWTGQGAKPSDTVQRLVKQYGAAAKS; from the coding sequence ATGGTTGTAATCAGGCTCGCACGGGGTGGCGCCAAAAAGCGGCCCTTCTTCAATGTCGTCGTCGCGGATTCCCGCAATGCGCGGGACGGCCGATTCGTCGAGCGCGTAGGTTTCTACGACCCGAAGGCACCCGAGGGTCGCGAGAGTCTCAGAATCGATCTACCGCGCTTCGAATACTGGACGGGGCAGGGCGCGAAGCCCTCGGACACCGTGCAGCGTCTCGTCAAGCAATACGGTGCCGCCGCCAAGTCCTGA
- a CDS encoding HlyC/CorC family transporter — translation MDDIPISALLIALAVCLLISAFFSIAETSMMALNRYRLKHLAEQGHRGARLTQHLLSQVDRLLGVVLLGNNLVNATSAALVTVITFRLLGENEWAVTIGTLAVTFAILVFSEVTPKVIGATYPEHIALPASFILSPLLKLTRPIVWFVNLFVRALLWLLRIKPQPDTAHNLSLEELRTLVIESGSFFPQKHRSILMNLFDLEDITVDDVMTPRRRIEAIDIDGSLDEAQRQIATSYHTRLPAYKGHLDEIVGIIHVRKLMNILKNGELTRDGLEKVLRDGYYIPSGTPLLSQLQRFQESREKLGLVVDEYGELMGLVTVEDILEEIIGEFTTQSPLHGGSFKVQDDGSILVEGNAALRDLNRKLGLELPLDGPKTVNGLLLEHLQDIPEPGTGVKIAGYPIEILQAQERVIKSVRIFPRHPAQGAAH, via the coding sequence TTGGACGACATCCCGATATCGGCCCTGCTGATCGCCCTGGCGGTCTGCCTGCTGATCTCGGCTTTCTTTTCGATTGCCGAAACCAGCATGATGGCGCTCAACCGCTATCGGCTTAAGCACCTGGCCGAGCAGGGGCACCGCGGCGCCCGCCTCACCCAGCATCTCCTGTCGCAGGTCGACCGCCTGCTGGGCGTCGTGCTGCTCGGAAACAATCTCGTCAATGCGACCTCGGCGGCGTTGGTCACCGTCATCACCTTCCGTCTGCTCGGCGAGAACGAATGGGCGGTAACCATCGGCACCCTCGCCGTCACGTTTGCGATCCTGGTCTTCAGCGAAGTGACGCCCAAGGTGATCGGCGCCACCTACCCCGAGCACATCGCACTGCCCGCAAGCTTCATCCTGTCGCCGCTGCTCAAACTCACACGGCCGATCGTCTGGTTCGTGAACCTGTTCGTGCGCGCGCTGCTGTGGCTGTTGCGGATCAAGCCGCAGCCCGACACCGCCCATAACCTGAGCCTCGAGGAACTGCGCACCCTGGTCATCGAGTCGGGAAGTTTCTTCCCGCAGAAGCACCGCAGCATCCTGATGAACCTGTTCGATCTCGAAGACATCACGGTGGACGATGTCATGACACCGCGTCGGCGCATCGAGGCAATCGACATCGACGGTTCGCTGGACGAGGCGCAGCGGCAGATCGCCACCAGCTATCACACACGCCTGCCCGCTTACAAGGGCCATCTGGACGAGATCGTCGGCATCATCCACGTACGCAAGCTGATGAACATCCTCAAGAACGGTGAACTCACGCGGGACGGCCTGGAGAAGGTCCTGCGGGACGGCTATTACATCCCCTCCGGCACACCGCTCCTGAGCCAGCTGCAGCGATTCCAGGAAAGCCGCGAGAAGCTCGGTCTGGTGGTCGATGAGTACGGCGAACTGATGGGGCTCGTCACCGTCGAGGACATCCTCGAAGAGATCATCGGCGAATTCACCACCCAGTCTCCCCTGCACGGCGGCAGCTTCAAGGTCCAGGACGACGGCAGCATCCTGGTCGAGGGCAATGCCGCCCTGCGCGATCTCAACCGGAAGCTCGGGCTGGAACTGCCCCTCGATGGTCCCAAGACCGTCAACGGTTTGCTGCTCGAACATCTGCAGGACATCCCGGAACCCGGCACCGGCGTCAAGATCGCAGGCTATCCGATCGAGATCCTGCAGGCGCAGGAACGGGTCATCAAGTCAGTGCGCATCTTTCCCCGTCACCCCGCCCAGGGCGCGGCACATTAA